In Euphorbia lathyris chromosome 9, ddEupLath1.1, whole genome shotgun sequence, the following are encoded in one genomic region:
- the LOC136205574 gene encoding probable serine/threonine-protein kinase PBL11 has protein sequence MGICFSNRIKAYTPSNTGLNSRYGKNSSTNGSSTSSMPPTPKSEGEILLQSSNLKPFSFSELKNATRNFRPDSVLGEGGFGSVFKGWIDENSLAATKPGSGIVIAVKRLNQEGHQGHKEWLAEINYLGQLQHPNLVKLIGYCFEDEHRLLVYEFMPRGSMENHLFRRGSHVQPLSWNIRIKVALGAARGLAFLHNTESKVIYRDFKTSNILLDSNYNAKLSDFGLARDGPVGDKSHVSTRVMGTYGYAAPEYLATGHLTAKSDVYSYGVVLLEILSGRRAIDKNRPNGQHNLVDWAKPYLTNKRRVLRILDTRIEGQYTLSRAQKLAALALQCLNIEPKFRPDMDEVVKELEQLQELNKKQNNVSTPADTKGAKVSYPRPSRNPLFA, from the exons ATGGGAATTTGCTTCAGCAATCGAATCAAGGCTTATACTCCTTCTAATACTG GGCTGAATTCAAGATATGGAAAAAATTCAAGTACCAATGGGTCATCAACGTCTTCTATGCCCCCAACTCCTAAGAGTGAGGGTGAAATCTTGTTGCAATCATCAAATTTGAAGCCCTTTAGCTTCAGTGAACTGAAGAATGCCACTAGAAACTTCAGGCCAGATAGTGTGCTCGGAGAAGGCGGTTTTGGGTCAGTTTTTAAAGGGTGGATTGATGAGAACTCACTTGCAGCTACTAAGCCTGGCTCCGGCATTGTGATTGCTGTCAAGAGGCTTAACCAAGAAGGGCATCAAGGTCACAAGGAATGGCTG GCAGAGATAAACTACCTTGGGCAGTTGCAGCATCCTAATCTTGTTAAGCTGATTGGCTACTGCTTTGAGGATGAGCATCGGCTTTTGGTTTATGAGTTTATGCCCCGCGGCAGCATGGAGAATCATTTATTCAGAA GAGGTTCACATGTCCAGCCACTTTCGTGGAACATTCGAATCAAAGTTGCACTTGGTGCTGCTAGAGGGCTTGCATTTCTTCATAATACTGAATCGAAagtcatctatcgagacttcaAGACTTCAAATATTCTACTCGATTCA AACTACAATGCAAAGCTTTCTGATTTTGGTTTAGCCCGGGATGGACCGGTTGGTGATAAGAGCCATGTCTCTACTAGGGTCATGGGAACTTATGGATATGCTGCACCAGAATATTTAGCAACAG GCCATTTGACTGCGAAGAGTGATGTGTATAGCTATGGAGTAGTACTTCTTGAAATTTTATCTGGACGAAGAGCCATAGACAAGAACCGGCCAAATGGGCAACACAACCTAGTGGATTGGGCAAAACCTTACCTGACGAACAAACGTAGAGTTCTCCGCATTCTCGATACAAGAATTGAAGGCCAGTACACTCTCAGTCGGGCCCAAAAGTTAGCTGCTCTTGCACTTCAATGCTTAAATATAGAACCCAAGTTCAGGCCGGACATGGATGAAGTGGTAAAGGAACTAGAGCAGCTTCAAGAACTTAACAAAAAACAGAACAATGTAAGTACCCCGGCAGACACCAAGGGTGCGAAAGTTTCATATCCGCGGCCTTCTAGAAACCCACTATTCGCATAG